One window from the genome of Oryza glaberrima chromosome 3, OglaRS2, whole genome shotgun sequence encodes:
- the LOC127768360 gene encoding heavy metal-associated isoprenylated plant protein 43-like — translation MSSKKIVIKVDFVRAKCKAVAMTVVAKIPGVKSLVADDEKGTMTVVGEVDVVQVVGELRKAKFAAEVVSVEPEKKPEPAAPPKKPDDPPKKPDPPPPCPPPPCCPGCNSCRPACQCAAAPGGGVVLYEVEADGYGCIIA, via the exons ATGTCGTCCAAG AAGATCGTGATCAAGGTGGACTTCGTCCGGGCCAAGTGCAAGGCCGTCGCCATGACCGTGGTGGCCAAGATCCCAG GGGTGAAGTCGCTGGTGGCGGACGATGAGAAGGGGACGATGacggtggtgggggaggtggaCGTGGTGCAGGTGGTGGGCGAGCTCCGCAAGGCCAAGTTCGCGGCGGAGGTGGTCAGCGTCGAGCCGGAGAAGAAGCccgagccggcggcgccgcccaagAAGCCCGACGACCCTCCCAAGAAgcccgacccgccgccgccctgcccgccgccgccgtgctgccccGGCTGCAACTCCTGCCGCCCCGCCTGCcagtgcgccgccgcccccggcggcggcgtcgtcctctACGAGGTGGAGGCCGACGGCTACGGCTGCATCAtcgcctga
- the LOC127768529 gene encoding uncharacterized protein LOC127768529: MGGGGGGGGGRKPRNFATFRLFPRAGAADPNDRVFVRVDSNDYTVPGFGDDDAFDSSSLSLTGDAAAGDHFSSASGPLPDHVRREILELGLPDDGYNYLHHLRELRPSAAAAASSFAPNQAAPPLPLDVKAYDASRVRIASGNVEDEMDEGRTMCKVAAKTAPVRRIERAVDPDIARLLDETDVSHGGSEDEGLEEDFVIMANRAEGDEEEDDDDEEEEVVDGVFLSDVEEEEEFEDDEGEPKPRVRRLLDEQFDLLALEEYGDSDDDDDPGVRNGECELPTEVIDELKLFHSQNVSVTEEYRTPADFVRRKLDSSTAEEVDESANVIQKCVEYAERYLNETAEEEEVVLVSESSDESEVWDCETIVSTYSNLDNHPGKIQTPGNPKNRLPKVFPGETATTKDIIRLQGKERLPVEYLPQRKRNGEKEKKAKPTETPSAESFKKGAQKETKEEKKARKAAVKEEKREARKAKKELKGLYKFETQKAQKVAAVTGPASIRLM, from the exons atgggaggaggaggaggaggaggaggagggcgcaaGCCACGCAACTTCGCCACGTTCCGGCTGTtcccgcgcgccggcgccgccgaccccaACGACCGCGTCTTCGTCCGCGTCGACAGCAACGACTACACCGTCCCCGGtttcggcgacgacgacgccttcGACTCCTCATCCCTCTCCCTCaccggtgacgccgccgccggcgatcacttctcctccgcctccggcccccTCCCCGACCACGTCCGCCGCGAGATCCTCGAGCTCGGCCTCCCGGACGACGGCTACAATtacctccaccacctccgcgagctccgcccctccgccgccgccgccgcctcatccttCGCGCCCAACCAGGCTgccccgcctctccccctcgACGTGAAG GCGTATGATGCCAGTAGGGTGCGGATTGCTTCTGGCAATGTTGAGGATGAGATGGACGAGGGGAGGACGATGTGTAAGGTGGCCGCGAAGACAGCGCCTGTGAGGCGGATTGAGAGGGCGGTTGATCCTGACATCGCGAGGTTGCTCGACGAGACCGATGTCTCCCATGGCGGGTCGGAGGATGAGGGACTGGAGGAGGATTTTGTCATCATGGCAAACCGGGCTGagggggatgaggaggaagatgatgatgatgaagaggaggaAGTGGTGGATGGTGTGTTCTTAAGTGATgttgaagaggaagaggagtttGAGGATGATGAGGGTGAGCCCAAGCCGAGGGTCCGGCGGTTGCTGGATGAACAGTTTGATTTG CTTGCTTTGGAAGAATATGGTGacagtgatgatgatgatgatccagGTGTTAGAAATGGGGAATGTGAACTGCCTACTGAGGTTATTGATGAACTGAAACTGTTCCATAGTCAAAATGTATCTGTCACAGAAGAATATAGAACGCCGGCAGATTTTGTTCGTAGAAAATTGGATTCAAGCACAGCAGAGGAGGTGGATGAATCTGCTAATGTAATCCAAAAATGTGTTGAATATGCTGAAAGGTATTTAAATGAAACTGCTGAAGAGGAAGAAGTTGTACTTGTTTCAGAAAGCAGTGATGAGTCTGAAGTTTGGGACTGTGAGACTATTGTTTCCACATACTCAAATCTTGACAACCATCCTGGAAAGATTCAAACACCAGGAAATCCTAAAAATAGGCTCCCTAAAGTTTTTCCTGGAGAAACAGCTACAACGAAAGATATCATCAGGCTTCAAGGCAAAGAGAGACTTCCAGTAGAATACCTACCACAGAGGAAAAGAAATGgtgagaaggagaagaaagcaaAGCCAACAGAAACTCCAAGTGCTGAAAGTTTTAAGAAAGGAGCTCAAAAGGAAacaaaggaggaaaagaaagcaAGAAAG GCTGCAgtgaaagaagagaagagagaagcaCGGAAAGCAAAGAAAGAGCTGAAAGGCCTGTACAAATTTGAAACACAGAAGGCTCAGAAGGTTGCTGCTGTTACAGGGCCAGCTTCTATACGGCTAAT GTAA
- the LOC127766625 gene encoding protein phosphatase 2C 32, giving the protein MVLGLGVANQPAMGNSTSRVVGCFAPADKAAGGGVGLEFLQPLDEGLGHSFCYVRPGAITDSPAITPSNSERYTLDSSVLDSETRSGSFRQEVVVVDDLAAAAMAGLQRPSKSFSETTFRTISGASVSANPSSARTGNLCVSLAADVQEPAAAFESTASFAAVPLQPVPRGSGPLNTFLSGPLERGFASGPLDKGAGFMSGPLDKGVFMSGPIDSGNKSNFSAPLSYGRRKAGLGQLVRSISRPMRSALSRTFSRSSQGTGWVQKFLLHPMAQLSLSRDAKGTSEDSHNGLEAGLPELEYSVTRNLQWAHGKAGEDRVHVVLSEEQGWLFIGIYDGFSGPDAPDFLMSNLYKAIDKELEGLLWVYEDSPEGSAHVSTLGEGESVAVPQDLPDGGDILFQADSVESEQLVNSEEQDVSNVKISDGGALQVQMDLNTSGQRDLVLQASSNQKLNAGEIVEEKVGADMGNNLQSTESYNSGRDISNTDVNTSFGCTSDVNTSTCCNEDVKSPKEIRRSRRLFELLEMELLEEYNRNVSKLSPEGRKGRSIFNMQAGTTEESSRDIAELSRSSMAATGECLDDFENDKHSRSGDGVLGVDPKECNECSISSSSSGHKQILRRYLFGSKLRKMYKKQKLLQKKFFPWNYDWHRDQPHVDESVIKPSEVTRRCKSGPVDHDAVLRAMSRALENTEEAYMDVVERELDKNPELALMGSCVLVMLMKDQDVYVMNLGDSRVVLAQDNEQYNNSSFLKGDLRHRNRSRESLARVELDRISEESPMHNPNSHLSSNTKTKELTICKLKMRAVQLSTDHSTSVEEEVSRIRAEHPDDPQSVFNDRVKGQLKVTRAFGAGFLKKPKFNDILLEMFRIDYVGTSSYISCNPAVLHHRLCSNDRFLVLSSDGLYQYFSNDEVVSHVAWFMENVPEGDPAQYLVAELLCRAAKKNGMDFHELLDIPQGDRRKYHDDVSVMVISLEGRIWRSSG; this is encoded by the exons atGGTGCTGGGACTGGGTGTAGCCAACCAGCCAGCCATGGGTAACAGCACCTCCAGGGTCGTCGGCTGCTTCGCACCAGCAGACAAGGCcgccggaggcggcgtcggTTTGGAGTTCCTGCAGCCGCTGGACGAAGGACTCGGCCATTCCTTCTGCTATGTTCGCCCAGGGGCCATCACTGACTCGCCGGCCATCACGCCGTCCAACTCTGAGAGGTACACGCTCGACTCCTCCGTGCTGGATTCGGAGACCCGCAGCGGGTCATTCCGGCAGGAGGTCGTCGTTGTCGACGACCTGGCGGCGGCAGCCATGGCTGGGTTGCAGAGGCCAAGCAAGAGTTTCTCGGAGACCACCTTCCGAACGATCTCGGGGGCCTCCGTCAGCGCCAACCCGTCCTCGGCTCGGACAGGCAACCTGTGTGTGTCCCTTGCTGCTGATGTGCAGGAGCCTGCCGCTGCATTCGAGAGCACCGCCTCTTTTGCCGCCGTTCCATTGCAGCCGGTGCCACGGGGATCAGGGCCGCTCAATACCTTCTTGTCAGGGCCGCTTGAGAGAGGATTTGCGTCAGGGCCGCTGGATAAAGGCGCTGGGTTCATGTCTGGGCCACTGGATAAAGGAGTCTTCATGTCTGGTCCTATTGACAGTGGCAACAAAAGCAACTTCTCAGCACCTCTTTCATATGGTCGGAGGAAGGCTGGTCTTGGACAGCTTGTACGTAGCATTAGCAGACCGATGAGAAGTGCGCTGTCAAGAACATTTAGTAGGAGCTCACAAGGTACTGGTTGGGTCCAAAAATTTCTGTTGCATCCTATGGCTCAACTGAGCTTGTCAAGGGATGCAAAGGGCACGTCGGAAGATTCACATAATGGGTTGGAAGCTGGGCTCCCTGAGCTTGAGTATAGTGTAACAAGGAACCTGCAGTGGGCTCATGGCAAGGCAGGAGAGGATAGGGTTCATGTTGTCCTCTCTGAAGAGCAAGGGTGGTTGTTTATTGGAATTTATGATGGTTTTAGCGGTCCGGATGCACCGGACTTCTTAATGAGCAATCTATACAAGGCCATTGATAAAGAGCTGGAAGGACTTCTCTGGGTTTATGAAGACAGTCCTGAAGGGAGTGCTCATGTATCTACTCTTGGAGAGGGTGAATCCGTTGCAGTTCCTCAGGACCTGCCTGATGGAGGTGACATTCTGTTCCAAGCTGATAGTGTTGAATCAGAACAACTTGTTAATTCTGAGGAACAAGATGTATCCAATGTGAAGATAAGTGATGGGGGTGCTTTGCAAGTTCAGATGGATTTGAACACCAGTGGTCAGAGAGATTTAGTGTTGCAGGCTTCAAGTAATCAGAAGTTGAATGCTGGTGAAATAGTCGAGGAAAAGGTGGGGGCTGATATGGGGAATAATCTCCAGAGTACAGAGTCTTATAACTCTGGTAGAGATATTTCAAATACAGATGTAAACACTAGCTTTGGTTGTACATCAGATGTAAACACTAGTACTTGTTGTAATGAAGATGTCAAATCACCGAAAGAAATCAGAAGGAGCAGACGACTTTTTGAGCTACTTGAGATGGAATTGCTCGAAGAATATAATAGAAATGTTTCCAAATTATCACCAGAGGGAAGGAAAGGGAGGAGCATATTTAATATGCAGGCAGGAACTACAGAAGAAAGCTCTAGGGATATAGCCGAGCTCTCTAGGTCTTCAATGGCAGCAACTGGAGAATGCCTTGATGATTTTGAGAATGATAAACATTCAAGATCAGGTGACGGTGTGCTTGGGGTAGATCCAAAAGAGTGTAATGAATGCTCAATTTCATCATCGTCATCAGGGCACAAACAAATTCTGAGAAGATATTTGTTTGGGTCAAAGCTGAGGAAGATGTACAAGAAGCAAAAATTGTTGCAGAAGAAGTTTTTCCCTTGGAACTATGATTGGCATAGAGACCAACCTCATGTTGATGAAAGTGTTATCAAACCTTCTGAAGTTACTAGGAGATGCAAATCAGGACCAGTAGACCATGATGCTGTATTGAGGGCAATGTCACGGGCGCTTGAAAACACTGAGGAAGCATACATGGACGTAGTGGAAAGGGAGCTTGATAAAAATCCAGAGCTCGCGTTGATGGGTTCATGTGTGCTTGTGATGTTGATGAAAGATCAGGATGTATATGTTATGAATCTTGGAGATAGCCGAGTTGTCTTGGCACAAGATAATGAGCAATACAATAACTCAAGCTTCTTAAAAGGTGATTTAAGACATCGTAACAGGTCAAGGGAGTCACTTGCTCGTGTTGAACTTGATAGGATATCTGAGGAGTCACCAATGCATAATCCTAATAGCCATCTAAGCAGCAACACAAAAACTAAGGAATTGACTATTTGTAAATTAAAGATGAGAGCAGTTCAACTATCGACTGATCATAGTACAAGCGTTGAGGAG GAAGTCTCGAGGATTAGGGCAGAACATCCTGACGACCCTCAATCTGTATTTAATGACAGGGTGAAAGGACAGTTGAAGGTTACAAGAGCGTTTGGTGCAGGTTTTCTAAAGAAG CCAAAATTTAATGACATACTACTTGAGATGTTTCGCATCGACTATGTTGGAACATCATCATATATCAGCTGCAACCCTGCTGTCCTTCACCACCGTCTTTGCTCAAATGACCGGTTTCTTGTCCTGTCCTCAGATGGACTGTACCAATATTTCAGCAATGATGAGGTTGTTTCACATGTTGCATGGTTTATGGAAAATGTACCAGAGGGTGATCCTGCTCAATACCTTGTAGCCGAGCTGTTATGCCGTGCAGCAAAAAAGAATG GCATGGACTTTCATGAGTTGCTGGATATCCCTCAGGGTGATCGCCGAAAATACCATGATGATGTTTCTGTTATGGTAATTTCCCTTGAAGGCAGAATTTGGCGATCTTCTGGTTGA